CGGCGGCAGCGGGAAGGTCTCGTCCAGGCTCGCGACCGCGGCGGCGAAGGCCTCCGTCTCCGCCCGGACGCCGTCCCAGAAGGCCAGCACGGACGGGATGGTCTCGCCCTCGACGAGGCGGAAGCTGTCGCCGTAGCTCGACTCGTCGCGCAGCCGCTCGTTCGGCCGCTGCTGGGCCAGCCGCAGCCAGTTCAGCTCGACCTCCGCCACGTGCTTGAGCAGCCCGGACAGGGAGAGCTCGCTGGCGCTCGGCCGGCTCGCGGCCTGCTCCTCGTCGAGCCCTGCGAGGGACGCACGAATCGCCGCGCGCTGCGACTCGACGAAGGCGAGGAGCGTGCCGCGCTCGTCGCCCAGGACCTCGGTGGAAAGCTGAGCCATGACAGGACCGCCTCTGCGTGGGGTGGCCGGGGGGCTCTCCCCCGACACCCCATACGCTACGGAGGATGTAGGTCAGCTCCTGTCCTAATGGAGCCGGGATCGCGGGGTCAG
This DNA window, taken from Streptomyces sp. TN58, encodes the following:
- a CDS encoding DinB family protein, with the translated sequence MAQLSTEVLGDERGTLLAFVESQRAAIRASLAGLDEEQAASRPSASELSLSGLLKHVAEVELNWLRLAQQRPNERLRDESSYGDSFRLVEGETIPSVLAFWDGVRAETEAFAAAVASLDETFPLPPAPWFPKDTKVSVRWMLLHLVEEFARHAGHADVIRESVDGTKAMG